One window of Stigmatopora nigra isolate UIUO_SnigA chromosome 14, RoL_Snig_1.1, whole genome shotgun sequence genomic DNA carries:
- the LOC144207007 gene encoding uncharacterized protein LOC144207007 — MMTFKINVIFLLAAFFAASTVHSEDILPRIIKIIKDEAIKASRLQLQGVMVQRPKHTTCRKLFFCEAEKALKNSTHVEKLLKVVHHLHQYNVKTGVSTCHLRKNEKSSLYALLNDIEKCSKLILSH, encoded by the exons ATGATGACTTTCAAAATCAACGTAATATTTTTGCTGGCGGCCTTTTTTGCAGCATCCACTGTACACTCTGAAGATATCCTGCCGAGGATTATCAAGATTATTAAGGATGAAGCAATTAAAGCATCTCGTCTACAG TTGCAGGGTGTAATGGTACAAAGACCAAAACACACCACTTGCAGG aaactatTCTTCTGTGAAGCTGAAAAAGCTTTGAAAAATTCTACTCATGTGGAAAAACTGTTGAAAGTTGTGCATCACCTGCACCAGTACAATGTGAAG ACAGGAGTTTCAACATGCCACCTGAGGAAGAATGAAAAATCTTCTCTATACGCATTGTTGAATGACATCGAAAAGTGCTCAAAACTGATTCTGTCTCACTGA
- the kif3a gene encoding kinesin-like protein KIF3A, protein MPSNKLEKPEVSDNVKVVVRCRPLNQKEKAMCHKQAVAVDENRGTITVNKLENHQEPPKTFTFDTVFGPESKQLDVYNLTARPIVDSVLAGYNGTIFAYGQTGTGKTFTMEGVRAVPELRGIIPNSFAHIFGHIAKAEGDTRFLVHVSYLEIYNEEVRDLLAKDQTQRLEVKERPDVGVYIKDLSGYVANNADDMDRIMTLGNKNRSVGATNMNEHSSRSHAIFTITIECSEKGVDGNQHVRMGKLHLVDLAGSERQGKTGATGQRLKEATKINLSLSTLGNVISALVDGKSTHVPYRNSKLTRLLQDSLGGNSKTLMCANIGPADYNYDETISTLRYANRAKNIKNKARINEDPKEALLRKFQKEIEDLKKKLEEGEEISGSEGSGSDEIDDADEEGGETGQVRRRRRGKKKISPEKMVEMQAKIEEERKALETKLDMEEEERNKAKAELEKREKDLLKAQQEHYLLREKLSALEKKVIVGGVDLLAKAEEQEKLLEESNSELEERRQRAEHLRKELEVKEQERLDIEEKYTSLQEEAQGKTKKLKKVWTMLIAAKSELADLQQEHHREIEGLLENIRQLSRELRLQMLIIDNFIPPEYQEMIENYVHWNEDIGEWQLKCVAFTGNNMRKQTPAPGKKEKDPFEVDLSYVYLAYTEESMQQSLMKLERPKTSKSSKSGRPKTGRRKRSAKAEASAESPLQ, encoded by the exons ATGCCG AGCAATAAGCTTGAAAAGCCGGAGGTGAGCGATAACGTCAAGGTGGTGGTGCGATGCCGTCCACTGAACCAAAAAGAGAAGGCGATGTGCCACAAGCAGGCCGTGGCCGTGGACGAGAATCGGGGCACTATCACTGTCAACAAGCTGGAAAACCATCAGGAGCCGCCCAAAACATTCACCTTTGACACAGTGTTTGGACCGGAAAGCAAACAACTGGATGTCTACAACCTCACAGCCCGGCCCATCGTTGACTCTGTCCTAGCAGGATACAATG GCACCATCTTTGCATATGGACAAACTGGAACTGGGAAGACCTTCACCATGGAAGGTGTACGAGCAGTCCCAGAGCTACGTGGGATAATCCCAAATTCTTTTGCTCATATTTTTGGTCACATTGCCAAAGCAGAGGGGGACACTAG GTTTTTGGTTCATGTATCATACCTGGAGATTTATAATGAAGAAGTGCGTGACTTGTTGGCTAAGGACCAGACACAAAGATTGGAG GTCAAGGAAAGACCTGACGTTGGTGTATATATCAAAGATCTCTCTGGGTATGTGGCGAACAATGCGGATGACATGGACAGGATCATGACTTTGGGAAACAAAAACC GCTCTGTCGGTGCTACTAACATGAATGAGCACAGCTCCAGATCGCACGCCATTTTCACCATCACCATCGAGTGTAGCGAGAAGGGCGTGGATGGAAACCAGCACGTGCGAATGGGAAAACTGCATCTAGTTGATCTTGCG GGTTCCGAAAGACAGGGTAAAACGGGGGCCACGGGACAGCGCCTCAAGGAAGCAACAAAGATCAATCTGTCACTCTCTACACTCGGAAACGTTATATCTGCTCTAGTAGATGGCAAGAGCACCCATGTGCCATACAGGAACTCCAAACTAACCCGCCTACTGCAGGATTCTCTTGGCGGGAACTCGAAGACGTTGATG TGTGCAAATATCGGGCCCGCTGACTATAACTATGATGAGACCATCAGTACCCTGCGCTATGCTAACAGAGCCAAAAACATTAAGAACAAAGCCAGAATCAATGAAGACCCCAAGGAAGCTCTTTTGCGCAAGTTTCAGAAAGAGATTGAGGATCTGAAGAAGAAACTAGAAGAAG GTGAGGAAATCTCCGGTTCGGAGGGCAGCGGGTCAGATGAGATAGATGACGCAGATGAAGAAGGAGGGGAGACTGGACAAGTACGCAGGCGACGAAGAG GCAAGAAAAAGATTTCCCCAGAAAAGATGGTGGAAATGCAGGCCAAGATTGAAGAAGAGCGAAAAGCTTTGGAGACAAAGCTGGAcatggaggaagaggagaggaaCAAGGCAAAAGCCGAACTGGAGAAGAGGGAGAAAGATCTTTTAAAAGCACA GCAGGAACATTATCTTCTGCGTGAGAAACTGTCAGCTTTGGAGAAGAAGGTGATTGTAGGTGGTGTCGACCTTCTAGCCAAAGCTGAGGAGCAGGAAAAGCTTCTGGAGGAATCCAACAGTGAGTTGGAAGAACGAAGGCAGAGGGCGGAGCACCTTCGGAAGGAGCTGGAGGTCAAAGAG caAGAGCGCCTGGACATTGAGGAGAAGTACACAAGTCTTCAAGAGGAGGCACAAGGGAAGACCAAGAAACTGAAAAAAGTGTGGACCATGCTGATAGCTGCCAAATCAGAG TTGGCAGATTTGCAACAAGAGCATCACCGAGAGATCGAAGGCCTCCTGGAGAACATTCGACAACTGAGCCGGGAGTTGCGTCTCCAAATGTTGATCATAGACAACTTTATTCCTCCAGAATATCAG gaGATGATTGAAAATTATGTGCACTGGAATGAAGACATTGGAGAGTGGCAACTG AAATGTGTCGCCTTCACTGGCAACAATATGCGAAAACAGACACCTGCTCCAggcaaaaaggaaaaagat CCTTTTGAGGTAGACCTGTCTTATGTCTATTTGGCCTACACAGAGGAAAGCATGCAACAGTCACTGATGAAACTAGAGAGGCCCAAAACCTCTAAAAGTAGCAAGAGTGGTCGGCCCAAGACTGGTCGCAG gaaaagATCAGCAAAAGCAGAAGCGTCCGCCGAGTCCCCCCTGCAGTGA